AGGGGATCGTCTCGAGGGTCGAGCAGGAAGACCCAGGAGTCGCGTAGCCCGCGTTGGAACTCCGGTGCCGATGCGTTTGTGAGGAAGCAGCTTTGCTGCTTTCACTACCCGTGTTCTGGCTCATGGTGAAAACTTAAGGGGAACGCCGAAGGCGCGATAAGGGTTGTCTATGGTGCAGAAACGCCTACACATccaagaggaggaggctccGAGGAGCCGAAGACCAGAAATTCGGCAAGCAGAGGgacggaggacgacgcgagcAGTATCGGACCAAAAGTGTCCACCAGCTCCCGAAGGAAAAACCATAAATGGAGGCAGCGAAAAAAGTATGAATACAACACCTTGCGTGCGAACCCACCAAGAAACCTGGGTgggagaagaaaagctgTTCTTGGGTGAACACGCGCAAAGGATCACAGAGTGCGAAACAACAGCAGAGTCGACAAACGACCTCTAACACGACCCGGTAACCTTTGGCCAGGCGGTTCGAGTTACCGGAACAAGAGCGGAATTAGCAGTCACTTCCCTTGGCACCAATTGTGGGGATACATGGAAACGAACGAAAATTATCGAAACAATCCTGTCTTCATTCCGAGCCGTTCTTCCGTTCGCTGGTGGGCACTCTGGCTCACATTTTCAAACGCAGCTCTAACTCCGATCCCTTGGTAGTTTAAACGGTAGGAACAGTCGCGGGGGACTCAGAACTCAAAGAACACAACCAGAGTGCAGATAAGCCGAGGTAGACCtgacaagaaaaaaaaagttcGCGCATCGCGAAAACAAGGTGTATGGATGGTACCCGCGTGTTCAGATCTGGAGTGACAGGCACTCCTGAACTTGAAAAGCGCCTTTCGGGGAAAACGGATACCCGCAGACAAACGGCTGGGTCGAATTGCTTCCGGAAAGGCGTACAGCCGAAGCAAATCAAAGAAATATCGTGTTACAGGTCGGAACTTCCGCTAAACGGAGAACGGGCGAGGAGCCCCTGTCAAGAAAGCACACATGACGAAGGCATGGAGCGCTTGTTACGCACGCACATATAGCTCGCAGTCGGGAAGACCCGAGCGAACGCATCGACTACCAGATCTGGTAGGTTTGCAACAAGAGCCACACTTCTGGTGTGCTGCGTTTTAAGTAGTTGCAACACGAAACAAGGATACAGTTCTGAAGCAAAAACAGTTGACAAAAAATTCCATACCTCTCGACTATCGCTCGATCCGAAGTCGATTTAAAAAGAGTGAAAAAAAGCAGACAAGGGTGATGAATTCGAGTGAAACAGCAAGCGGAACCGGAGACGGCAAGAGCTAAGCAGAACAAACAGACCCTCAGCAGTGCGGCAGTCTTGGTCGGACTTTCAGAACGGCAAAAAGACGGCAAAAATGCGGACTCAGGTGCCGAAACTGTCTTCCAGGGCAGCAGTGTGTGTGCTTCCACCTGCAAGAGAACAGGACGCAGAATCGTTCCTGGTTCCACCAGCCAGACCTTTCGTGTGCTGATGAAAAAACACATTGACGGGTTGATAAGACTTTATAAGACGATATACGGCACAGATCGAGTCTGTTTGTCTTCCCGAAGGGGGGAGCTTTCTTGGAGTGGAGATCCGCGCAAAACAACTATCCCGTGCTAGCTGAGTCAGTCTTTCCCCCATCTGAAATGGGTAACTGAGCTTGGAAATGTCAGTCAGCCCACCGCGTGCATTCACCCTGATCCCATACGAAATGGGAAAAACGCGTTTCTGCGGTGGTTTCTTAACAAACGATGCCGTCGCACGCTAGCTGAACTGCTCAGCCGTAGTTCCCTCCGCGAACACCAGCGCGTCTGCGAGACAGACGGGTAACTTTGGCTCCAAAAAAATCTCGGGGATGCGCCGAAACGGAACAGAAAAATGACCAGCACAACTCCCGCAGAAGAAATGCGGTACGTACTTCCCCGTATGAGGACAGGAAGCTGCTCAGACGTCGCACGTGATAAAGGCGTGCGCCTGCTGGTATGGTGTCACCGAGCGCAGCCACTCGATACACTCCCAGATGACAACCGAGGAAGAGGCGGTTACTGACACATCTCCTGTACATTCCCCCTGCGAGTGCGTCCCTAAAAAATCCGAGAAAGTGGCGCGATCCCCTGCGTACGCAGCGCGTCCTAGGGCGCTTCAGTCCGCTAGAACGTCTCTGTAGAGTGCCCACGCATAGAGCAAGTACAGGCGTTATGTCGAGACACAAGATAACTCAACATTCTTTCTGTGTCTCGTGGATGTGCAGGGGGATCTTCTGACTCACACAAAGATGAAATTGGCAACACTGTTTACGCTCTTTGCTCGGTGAGCTTGTGGGTTGAAAAGACGCCGCGACAGACAAAGGAGAGATCCAACAGTCTGCAGACAGGAGCGAGAGAGCAGGCGTGTTGTTCACCGCCCCCGGAAAGAAACCCGGGGGGTTGGTTACGTAGCTGTAGTACTCAAGACAGTAGGTCTTTCCACGTCCAGTTTCATTTGGGAAAAACTCGGAAGAGATCAACGTACAGAAAATCATGCAGGCAACTTCCTGCTCGTTTCCGCGATCGCTCTCAAACGTCACACCCGGCAGGGAGTATCTTGCTGGCTTGGAAAGCAGCCACCACTCCTTTTCCCCCCAAGGCACGGTCTGCGCAGTGATGCCGTTTTGTCGAGTTTTCGAAGGCACAGCGAGTGCGCCCGCGCTGTCGGGACTggcgcccacgccgcgcaggcaaACGGAGAAAGCGGAGGGTTGCCACCTGGTGTTGGAGCTCGAGGGCCAGCCGAGTGCGCTGGAGTAGACAGAGGTTGCGGCACTTAACCATACAACGCAAAACCCGTCAAACTCAGGTGTTTTCGCATCGAATATACACTGCGGGTTCACAGTTCTTTTTGGACAACGGCATGTTTCGCCACTGGGGCAGACCTACTCCTCGGTGAGACGACGGCTAAACACGCAACGCTTGctccgcgctcggcggcggtgggctgggtgtgtgtgtatgcgaAAAGCCTGCCGGTTGCTCCAACGAAAAGTAAGCGATGGGGCTGCTGCCCTTGCACGCTTTGCCACCTCAGCGAACGGCGCAAAACAAGGCAACTGTGGCTCGTCCATCTTTCGGATGAAAAAAGCTCCTTTGCAGGAGGCAGGTGTCCACGTCCCGTGCGCTGCAGAGGTTGGCTTTGTCTACACGCTTGTTACGTCGCCCACGCCTGACACACTCAGAAAGACACCGGCTATAATTCGGTCAAGACACGAGGCCTTCACGCGTCGTGGCGTTCTGAGTGCAACGCCCGTTACGGAGAGCTATTCTTCATTCGTTCGAAGCTACGTTGGGTGCCGCCCAGAGCTTTTGCCTCGTAGCGTTTTGCTCGTTTGTCGCTGGAAACTCGCTGGATACGGCTACAGAGGCAGACAAATGCGTGGCAGAGCGCTGGTCGATTCGTTGTGGCTCGCGGAAGTTGACACCTAGCGGTAGTCGACCTGCTGCCcggtgctgcagccgcgcaggtGATGTCGCTGCGTGGAGGACCTTTCTGAGGTTCGGTATGAGAAGAGTgaggaaaaaagaggaaCGGCACAAGCCAGTTGCGGTGTTCACAGATTCACGCAATATCACTCTCTATCGGCGGTTTCCTGTTCTGTCGGCGGGGTCGTGCTTCTCTACAGCTTTATTGTTTCTCCAGCAGCCAACGCTAGTTCCGTTGCGGCTTGAGCCTGCCGCCGACGAGTTGACAACTAgctttctctttttcgctgAGGCTCGAAGACTGAAGAAGTCTTTTTCTCTACTGCGTCCACGGTCTTTACTCAAGCTATGCCAGGTGTAACCTCGTCTAGTGGCCTGTCCGCCCGTCTTTAACATTTTTCACATTTTTTTGCTATACTTCAGGCTAGGCAAAGCCTCGGAGGCACAGAGCTACGAaatgtcgccttcgcgggtGACCTTTTTGTCGGCAATCGGTCATGAGATGACTCCCGCGTTTCCCCCCTTTTCGTCTCTGTTACGTAGATTCTTCTACCTTTGTTTTTGCGTCTCGTAGGGAAAGGGGTTTGGAGGTAGCTGAGGCTGGCAGGTTGCCTTCTGCTGGTGATCATTTTCGACTCCCATTTTCTGCACATGCTTCCACGGAACCACCCATGGAAGACAGTTTGCAGCAGGACTTGTGACTGCTTTTTCCTTGAATGCTTCCCGAAGGAAATACACACTTTTGCTGTCAGCTCGACAAGCGCACTCGCGATTCTCCATCGATTTGTTCTTCCGCAGAAGCCTGCGGCAGGCTCGGGCTCGCCCGTCAACCGTACCCTAACGGCAACCAGCGtatcttcttcctcgcttgtCGTTTGACTTGGGAGATGCTTGGTTGTCTCCGCTCGCTGGCAGGAGTGGTAGCGATGATGCTCAtctggagaggaggaagtctTCACCATTGCCGATAAATCCAGCATCCGGAGAAGAACGAGCCTTTCGTGTGTGCCTCTGTAACCATTTGTTGGTCAAGGGAAGCGTTCCGTCACTCAAGCGCTAGGCCAATGGAGTCCCTCAGATCTGTCATGTCCGCGCTTGCGGCCTACAAGCCACGCTGGCTGGGGGGTAGCCAAGCAGCTGAGGAGAGCGAGTGGAGACCCGGTACCAGGCTCGTGCCTAGCGGGTAAGTTAGCTGGCAGAAACAAAGTGTCTCTACAAGATTGAATATCAATGCATCTCCACAAAGTCCAGCGTACGTACGCGTGCGTAGGGACGCACTCGCACAAGTACGCGCTCTATAAAGCTGTCTGGAAGTGAACTCCCACCGGCTGGGCgagctctgcgtctcccccgGCGTCTCTTCAGTGGTGCAGCTCCAGTCTCCTACACCTGTAGTCGAGCTCAGCCTTTTCTGCTGATGCATAGACCACTTCCAGTTGAGGGCGCAGGTGGAAGAGGAGAAACgtgcctccggcggcgcgaatTCTCGGAAGGGGCCTCCGAGGAGCGTCACCCGGCTGTGCATATTTTGTTTTGGCACTCGTTTGATGTCCTTCAGAAACACTGCAAGTCCTGATTTGACGTCCGGGCCATCTTCGCCATCGGATCCACCTCCGTTTTTAGGcggttcgccgccgcgcccgacagGTTCGCCGGGCGTCGGTCTCGTGGTGGGCGGTCTCGAGCCTTCCGTGCAGGTGGAGGCGACGTCAGACGATAGGGGCTACCGGTACACGGTCAACTCCGTGGATACCAAAAGCTCTGCAAGTCGGTGCGTGCGGAAGCcgtctgcggaggcagctCCCGAGGGCGCTCTCTCGGATGCTCCGCAAAATCCgacttctgcgtcgctctggGATCGTCTCTTGTGCACACCAAGGATCTtcccgtcgcctgcctcgtcttcgccccaGACTCTCTCTGTCGGCGGCTCACccgacgcgtcgcctgtctctgcaggcggtgCGGGCCGATCTGTGGTGGCCTCTCGGCACTATTTCGCAGCGCGCGTGGTCAGCTTGGACTTCTCTAGAGCCAGAGGAGGGGGGAACGACGGCCAAGACGCGAACAGTCATCAGAGACTGGCGGCGACGTGCTGTCATCtggcgccgggggggggcgtcTCCACACTACGCAATGCACAGGAAGCGCATCCGCCATCGTCTTCCCTGTGcttcccttcctcctcgtcttgcCTCCCGACCTGCGCCTCCAGAACTGATTTTGTCTCGGCtttcgccgcgagcgagaacgGGGTCGGTCTCGTCGGTGCCAGTGCCGCTGCTcttcgagagagagagtcgcAAGCCAGAGCACAGGCGCGAACATTCTACGCAGCGACACTTGAGGCGGCGGTCATGGGCTACAGCTATCAGCCATTGAACGCTGAGCAGGAGAGAGTGAAAGCCAGAGTCTGCCTGCCTGATTTGGGTGCGGAGGCATTCGACTACCCTCTTCCCCCCGCCATTCTGTATCAAAGTCGCGCGGCAGACGTACTCGAGCCCGTTCTCCTGGGGCTGCAGCGTTCTGTCTTGCCCAAGAAGGAATCGGGGTTTCAacagcagagcggcgcgcggttcGAGGAGGCACTGAAAGTTCCTTTGACTCCGCGCTCTGTCATGGCTTTGCCGCTGCCCGAGAGAAAGAAGTTTCTTTACAACATGCTGTGCTGCTTCTGTATCGATTTGACTGAAGGTAGGCGCGTACGATGATTTTTGTGCGTGTGGCTGTTTGATCTGATTAAACGGCCCTAGTCGCGGTGTTTTGGTGGATAACTGTGATGTCCGGGCAGCTTGTCTCCAAGCTGAAATGTCGATTTCCATGCTCACGTGGCAGGGACCAACTCTCTGCGTCGACACTTCCGCGTTTTCGTGTGGGCATCCGTTCTATCACGGACGACAGCGCCGAGTGGAGGAGCGACTGGAGCCTAGCGCACAACGCTCTTCCCATGCATTCATTTCTTTTGCGTTCTTCAGGGATCTCTGTTCGCCAGCTGACTTCGACTCGGGAATGCCTGTCGGTGCACTGCCGCCTGTCGCCCGACCTGAAAATTCTACAGGTGGACATTCGCAGTGGGAGAGTTCTCGAGTTCCCCGTTGACCAGATTCAGGCCGTGTATAccctcgcgcgtcggcagCCAGCCGTTCAGAGGGGTGACACGGATAAAAGGGAGGCTGTGGAGCCGCGGAAGAGAGGCACAGAGTGGGCACGGGATtccagcgacggcggggaGTCATCTTCCCAGCCagggggagggcggcagaGTTGCCGACGGAGCAGTGACGACAGCAGCAGGTGCGATCAAGTTTCTGACCAAGGCTCTGATGAAGACAGAAGCTCAGATGAAGATGGTGAGAAAGAACTGTATATATCTAAAGAGGAAGGgggagctcgcgcgccaggCTAGGTGAAAATTGTGCGGGAACCGTTTCTCTCACAGAGTTCCGCATCCGCTTGAGTTCGACGAGACCGCGCGCATACCCGATCGTTTGTGTTGTTATTCTCGCTCCTGCATTGAGAGGAAAACGCGTCTTTTGTGTAGTATCGCTTCCTTTTATCTTGTCCTTTGTTGTGAATTGAGGGTGGCCGTGCTATTTCGCACGGCTATCAAGCTGTGTATGCGAGCGTTCTTACTCTCGCTAGTGCCTGCGCTCTGAGCatgcctgcatgcgtgcgtcGGGTGTCTTCCAAGCGCCTTCCTCAGTCAACACAGGCCGCATGTCGCATTTCCAACGTGCCGCAACTAACTAAACAACCCTGCATATGCCCTTTGCCTGTCGAACTTGACGTTTTGCATCTCGAAGGTGCATTTGCTCAGCAACGTGGTGCAGCTCTTTTCGTTGGTGACTGCATTTGTCAGTTTACACAGGAATGCCAGTGCGCCGCGGAAAAGACGCAGATAAGACTTCTGCGATGAGCACCACAGCTGGGCCAGCTCCGCCTTCCGCACCAAGGGCTGCGGTGTTGCCACCTCTCGATCTGCGCTTTTTGAAAGAGCACAGTGAAGCAAAGCAGTCTTCCCGccttccgcctgcctccATAATAACGCCATCGACGCCCACCTACGTGAAAGTACCAAAGAGTAGTCGAGGGAAATGGATTCGGATGGCGGACGACCTGGAGGAAAATGTGAAGGAGGATGAACCTCCGCAGTTCATCGTGGTGCTCGACTTCTCAAGTAGGAAACTCGCGTTTGTCTTCGGGGATCGAACGCAAGCTGGCACATTCGAActcggcctcgctctccttgcCAAGAAAGTGAGTCGTAAAGCCCCCGgttgtgtgtgtgcggaCTGCGAAGAGCGGTGGGAAACTGGCTGGCACAAGTGCAAACTCAGCTGTGATGATCCTTTACATTTCGCATCATTTCGCGCTCCATGTGTTTGAAGCGATGGCGGTTCAAGTGTCTGCATCTCTTTCTGTCTATCTTGTGTCTTCTTGTTGTAGAGCCACGAGCGTCCGCAGTCTACGCTGGCGTCCCTGGCCACCGCCGCGGATAACTTTCCGTACACACCtcgagccgctcgcgccctcctccacGCGTTGGCAGGCACAAAGGAGCGGTCTAGCGATGCTAATTCAACGCAGCTGTCTGGCGAGTGGAGTGCATTCGTCAGAAGTCCCCGTGCTGTCAACGACGATGGTGGCTGTAGACTTGGGACGCGCGTGGACAGGGGGTCAGACTCAGGAGAGACAGATGATTCCGGCACATGGCTTACAGAttcgcgggcggcagccgccgtggagattgctgccgctgcgctcgaAGCCGCCAGGAGGACGTCGGGTGAACAGTGGAAGCCTGTCGGGGCTGGTTTACAGAATGGGATAGTCAAAGGAGACTCAGGAAGTGCAGAAACCGTTGACACGAAGGCGTCTTTTGACGAGATGCCGAAGCGTGGTGGTGTGGGCAGTCTCCGACAGGACAGCACGGCCACCAGTGCGGGCGCGCAAGACGAGAATGACGGCGGAGATGCCGCAGGAAGCCAGGGGTACGCGGGCATCCACAGGGAAGAGGTGAAGACTGGGGCCGAATCTGGCaaaggagaaggaagcccCGGAGCTCGCGAGGACCCCCGGCGCCGTGGTTCGGCCAAGAAGCCTGTGAGAGTTATATGCTCGCACGACTGTGAAAACGCAGTGCCACTGAAACAGGTCTGAGGGTCCGCGGCGTCAGTCACGTTGAGCACTGGCTAGTCGAGAGCGAGAGCAGCAGTACCGCCTGGGATATCTCCTCAATTCTGTATTGGAAAGCCGAGGAACTGCCTGAGTCATGCGTGGTGCAAAAGGTGCTAGGGTGTTGATAagtgcctgcgcggccgttGTTACAATGGCGTGCAGTCCCGGACTGTCCGATCACAGCACCACTTACTTCGTCCCTGGTCGCCTTCGGTGAGGCGGGACTTGTTTGCATGGGGGGTTTCTGTTTTCGTATCCGCCGTGTCTTAGCGGATAAGCCGGAGCCCGCCAGACAACCGCGAGACCGGCAGCTGATGGCGGGAACACATGCGTCACGAATTGGTTTGAAATATACTAGTTTCGTTTCTTTAGCTTGCAAGAGCAGCCGATCGCGTGAAAAAGTGTCCAGAGTCTCACAACGGTCGAGGACTCGGAAGCTGCATGCAAGCTGCTAGTTGACTCCCAggttcttcttccgcgggaATGTGTCGACAGGCTCTAAAATATTCTCGCTCCCTTCTGGCACACGGGCATACGCCTAGTCCAGTGGCAAAGAAGAACATGGAATTTCGTTGGTCCAGCTCCTTCATTTGTTGTCGTCCCCGTGAGAGGGGAATTTTATGGAGGGGGGAGGCTTTGTTGTGTCGAGACGAATCAATTTTGTTTGCAGTATGTTTCTTCCTTCCGTCTGCGTTCACTCGAGCATTCAGGCAGCGTGCATGTGGGAAAATATCTTTTTAAGAATGTAGCTTTTCAGGACTGCTGGTGGGTGCGGCATGCGCTATGCTGAGTGAACTGTACCTTACGCCAAGATGAACGTACTCCACACTTGAAAGGCACACGCGCACGTCTTGCCGTGGCGTGTGTGAACGGCCGTTCTCTATAAGGGACGCCATACCTTCAGAGAAGGTACAAGAATGAACATGTGCGGCGTTGCGGGACAGCCCGTGACTCACGGGCTGATGGATCACCAGCTAGTATAGAGCTACTCCACGGCTGGAGATTTGTAGAAGACGAGCACCCTAGCGTCGGCAAAGAGCCTGACAGCAGTGATTCGGCGTTCGACAATGGCTACGTATCATCAGCTCTGGATTTGCGTGCATATCTAAAGGCATTTTACATATCTTGTCACATAAGGTGTCAGTTGCATTGACATGCCCCATGGTAAGCATGCAGATTTGCATTCACACCTGATACAGCCTTCTATCCTGGAGCCATATACCGAAAAATAAAAACCAGCTGTGTCGAAAGAGATATAAATGCTCTGCATAGCAGCAGGTTCAGTAAAGGGCAAACTCTCACAAAGACTGAACTCTGCACTTCCCGCGGGCGACACGTTGAGATTGGCGACCGAATTAACGGGACCGCAGTTGCACAGGAACCATAAGGAAATCTAATTTCGGGGTCAGCTGCATGTTGTTGCAAGAAGAAAGACTGCTTCGTCTTGAGCAACTGAGGACGAATCCACGGGTTCACCTGGCTGAATCTCTATCACCGTGCTAAAGAAATCGATTGACAAGGGAAGTATCTTAGGCGCATGTGGTGACATGCTAGTGGATGCGTAGCGGTCCTTGCCCGCTTCTTGACTGGTGCAATAGGGGTCCTTTCATAGCGCAAGTTCTTGCTCACAGCATGTGCTGCCTCCGCCACAAGGCTTCCCGATAGTAGTTTTTGAAGAAACTTTTCATCACGGTAAAAAGGGCATTCGGGGTGCATTTTTCTCATGCGGGCCGCTTTTTCCTTCAGCAT
Above is a window of Besnoitia besnoiti strain Bb-Ger1 chromosome Unknown contig00007, whole genome shotgun sequence DNA encoding:
- a CDS encoding uncharacterized protein (encoded by transcript BESB_073710) yields the protein MESLRSVMSALAAYKPRWLGGSQAAEESEWRPGTRLVPSGNTASPDLTSGPSSPSDPPPFLGGSPPRPTGSPGVGLVVGGLEPSVQVEATSDDRGYRYTVNSVDTKSSASRCVRKPSAEAAPEGALSDAPQNPTSASLWDRLLCTPRIFPSPASSSPQTLSVGGSPDASPVSAGGAGRSVVASRHYFAARVVSLDFSRARGGGNDGQDANSHQRLAATCCHLAPGGGVSTLRNAQEAHPPSSSLCFPSSSSCLPTCASRTDFVSAFAASENGVGLVGASAAALRERESQARAQARTFYAATLEAAVMGYSYQPLNAEQERVKARVCLPDLGAEAFDYPLPPAILYQSRAADVLEPVLLGLQRSVLPKKESGFQQQSGARFEEALKVPLTPRSVMALPLPERKKFLYNMLCCFCIDLTEGISVRQLTSTRECLSVHCRLSPDLKILQVDIRSGRVLEFPVDQIQAVYTLARRQPAVQRGDTDKREAVEPRKRGTEWARDSSDGGESSSQPGGGRQSCRRSSDDSSRCDQVSDQGSDEDRSSDEDVYTGMPVRRGKDADKTSAMSTTAGPAPPSAPRAAVLPPLDLRFLKEHSEAKQSSRLPPASIITPSTPTYVKVPKSSRGKWIRMADDLEENVKEDEPPQFIVVLDFSSRKLAFVFGDRTQAGTFELGLALLAKKSHERPQSTLASLATAADNFPYTPRAARALLHALAGTKERSSDANSTQLSGEWSAFVRSPRAVNDDGGCRLGTRVDRGSDSGETDDSGTWLTDSRAAAAVEIAAAALEAARRTSGEQWKPVGAGLQNGIVKGDSGSAETVDTKASFDEMPKRGGVGSLRQDSTATSAGAQDENDGGDAAGSQGYAGIHREEVKTGAESGKGEGSPGAREDPRRRGSAKKPVRVICSHDCENAVPLKQV